The following proteins come from a genomic window of Coffea arabica cultivar ET-39 chromosome 11c, Coffea Arabica ET-39 HiFi, whole genome shotgun sequence:
- the LOC113716362 gene encoding GEM-like protein 4 — protein sequence MKNHLSDQVIHISRSSAAYLLGKSTKRILPNSLSDEYPKVEQGDPELLISRKYRFSVKLDNFAKSIREHVRLAPKLTETVKGKLSLGKRILQVGGVEKVFKQLFSVTDSEKLLKASQCYLSTTSGPIAGLLFISTGKVAFCSERSIKIFSPTGKQIRIYYKVSIPLRKIKRASTSQNLKKPSQKYIEVVTEDSFEFWFMGFLNHQKTLKFLQKMMISQGSSLLTDKS from the exons ATGAAGAACCATCTTTCTGATCAAGTGATCCATATTTCAAGAAGCTCAGCTGCATATTTACTTGGTAAATCCACCAAAAGAATATTGCCCAATAGCCTTTCGGATGAATATCCCAAAGTTGAACAAG GTGATCCAGAGTTATTGATCAGCAGGAAATATAGATTCAGCGTAAAATTGGACAATTTTGCAAAAAGCATCCGAGAGCATG TTAGATTGGCTCCAAAGTTAACAGAGACAGTCAAGGGGAAATTGAGCCTGGGGAAAAGAATTCTTCAAGTAGGTGGTGTGGAGAAGGTGTTCAAGCAGCTTTTCAGTGTTACAGACAGTGAGAAATTGTTGAAGGCTTCTCAGTGCTATTTATCAACAACATCCGGTCCAATTGCAGGGCTACTTTTTATTTCTACTGGTAAAGTTGCTTTCTGCAGTGAAAGatcaattaaaattttttctccAACTGGAAAGCAAATCAGAATCTACTACAAG GTTTCAATCCCACTGAGAAAGATAAAGAGAGCAAGTACAAGTCAGAATTTGAAAAAACCATCACAGAAGTATATAGAAGTAGTTACAGAGGATAGTTTTGAGTTCTGGTTTATGGGATTCTTAAATCATCAAAAGACCTTAAAGTTCCTTCAGAAAATGATGATATCTCAAGGCTCAAGCTTATTAACTGACAAAAGCTAG